The Tissierella sp. genome includes the window CTTAAGGGGGGAATTTAATGGGTCTTCATAATTTAATAGAAGATGAAGTGTCAAAAGTATTACATAAGGTCCTACCACAAATGGATGTAAAATGTACTTGTGAAAAATGTCAAATGGATATTGCAGCAGTAGCATTGAATAATCTAACACCAAACTATGTGGTTACAGAACAAGGATATGCATATGCTAAGGCAAATAATTTGAATCAACAATTTAATGCTGATGTTTTGGCTGCTGTTACAAAAGCAATTGAGATTGTAGGGAATAACCCTAAACATGAACAATAGGTGGATGTGATGAAAAACATTGTATTAATTGGTATGAGTGGTGCAGGCAAGACCACTGTGGGAATGGAACTATCAAGAATTTTAAATAGAGAATTTTTTGATACTGATTATTTAATTGAAAAAGAGGAAAATTTGAGTATCGAAGATATATTTTCTACCTATGGAGAAAGTTGTTTTAGAAAATTAGAGTGTACCATTATTGATAAATTATCCCAATATGAAGATGTAATAATATCTACAGGTGGAGGTATAGTAGTAGATAATAAGAATATCTCAAATCTAAAAGAAAAAGGTATTATAGTGCTCTTAGAATCATCTGTAGATAATATAGTTAATAATTTAAAGAATTCACAAATTAAGAGACCTTTATTAGGTAGTGGGGAAGATATTTTTGCTAAGGTAAATTCTATGTATAATTCTAGAAAGGATATTTATATTGCAGCCTCCGATTTTACAATTTTAGTGGATAATAAATCAATTGAAGAAATTATCTATGAAATTTTGGAAAGATGTGTTAAAATAAACTCTTGAGGTAAATAATAGAGACTGATATAATAAATTGGAAAGGTAAGGGCATTTGCTAATGAAGATACTGATTATTCATGGTCCAAACTTAAATCTTTTAGAAAAGAGACACCAATCTATATATGGTGGAAAGTCTCTAAATGAAATTAATGAGCAACTAAAAACTAAGTCTACTGAATTAAACATTGATATTGAAATTTTTCAATCAAATCATGAAGGACAGATTGTGGACAAAATTCATAAATCCATAGAGTCGAATTATTCTGGGTTGATAATAAATCCTGCTGCATTTACTCATTATAGCATTGCTATTAGAGATGCTATTGAAATTCTTGATATACCAACGATTGAAGTTCACTTATCAAATATTTATGGAAGGGAAGATTTTAGGACAAAATCTGTTATAGCTCCTGTTTGTACAGGACAAATATGTGGATTAGGATCAA containing:
- the aroQ gene encoding type II 3-dehydroquinate dehydratase, whose protein sequence is MKILIIHGPNLNLLEKRHQSIYGGKSLNEINEQLKTKSTELNIDIEIFQSNHEGQIVDKIHKSIESNYSGLIINPAAFTHYSIAIRDAIEILDIPTIEVHLSNIYGREDFRTKSVIAPVCTGQICGLGSNSYLIAMEALKLLNK
- a CDS encoding late competence development ComFB family protein, producing the protein MGLHNLIEDEVSKVLHKVLPQMDVKCTCEKCQMDIAAVALNNLTPNYVVTEQGYAYAKANNLNQQFNADVLAAVTKAIEIVGNNPKHEQ
- a CDS encoding shikimate kinase, yielding MKNIVLIGMSGAGKTTVGMELSRILNREFFDTDYLIEKEENLSIEDIFSTYGESCFRKLECTIIDKLSQYEDVIISTGGGIVVDNKNISNLKEKGIIVLLESSVDNIVNNLKNSQIKRPLLGSGEDIFAKVNSMYNSRKDIYIAASDFTILVDNKSIEEIIYEILERCVKINS